One segment of Anomalospiza imberbis isolate Cuckoo-Finch-1a 21T00152 chromosome 2, ASM3175350v1, whole genome shotgun sequence DNA contains the following:
- the COX17 gene encoding cytochrome c oxidase copper chaperone: protein MSSVAAASCDGKGAGEAREEKKPLKPCCACPETKKARDACIIEKGEENCGHLIEAHKECMRALGFKI from the exons ATGTCCTCGGTGGCCGCCGCCAGCTGCGACGGCAAGGGCGCGGGGGAGGCGCGGGAGGAGAAGAAGCCGCTGAAGCCCTGCTGCGCCTGCCCCGAGACCAAGAAGGCGCGGGACGCCTG CATTATtgagaagggagaagaaaattgTGGGCACCTAATCGAAGCTCACAAGGAGTGTATGAGAGCTCTGGGCTTCAAGATATGA